From a single Rutidosis leptorrhynchoides isolate AG116_Rl617_1_P2 chromosome 5, CSIRO_AGI_Rlap_v1, whole genome shotgun sequence genomic region:
- the LOC139848735 gene encoding uncharacterized protein yields the protein MFTVKKLSSLLDKNILGNGNTPITLRNNLVPKKVEIFVWRSMRGRLPVRLELDKRGIDLHSVRCPVCDDNLESVDHTLISCRQASEVWNRVYKWWNLGNFPFSCVVDSLQGSSSHAMSILGKKNWQTVEWVCEYYIWKNRNMHVFHKSPMIVPVLVNEIVQVKSFEWVSCRLKEKKIEWLSWLSNPSSLLDL from the coding sequence ATGTTCACGGTTAAAAAGTTGTCTTCTTTACTCGACAAGAACATCCTTGGAAATGGTAACACACCCATTACGTTAAGAAATAATCTTGTTCCTAAAAAGGTGGAAATCTTCGTGTGGAGATCAATGAGGGGTCGGTTGCCGGTTAGGTTGGAACTCGATAAACGAGGCATCGATCTTCATAGTGTTCGGTGTCCCGTTTGCGATGACAATCTCGAATCGGTGGATCATACCCTTATTTCGTGTAGACAAGCTTCGGAAGTGTGGAATCGGGTATATAAGTGGTGGAATCTCGGTAACTTCCCTTTTTCATGTGTAGTCGATTCTTTACAAGGCTCTTCATCACATGCCATGTCCATTCTCGGTAAAAAAAATTGGCAAACCGTGGAATGGGTATGTGAATATTATATTTGGAAGAATCGAAATATGCATGTATTTCATAAGAGTCCAATGATTGTCCCGGTGCTAGTAAATGAAATAGTACAAGTGAAGTCTTTTGAATGGGTTTCGTGTAGACTTAAAGAAAAGAAGATCGAGTGGCTTAGTTGGTTATCTAACCCTTCGTCACTTTTAGATTTGTAG